In one Bacillus sp. PK3_68 genomic region, the following are encoded:
- a CDS encoding acetate kinase translates to MSKVIAINAGSSSLKFQLFEMPEKRVITKGLVERIGLPRALFNITVDGHKQKEIMDIPNHAEAVRILLDKLTDMGIIQSLEEINGIGHRVVHGGEIFTDSVIITDQVIEKIEQLSDLAPLHNPANVTGIRAFREVLPNVPAVAVFDTAFHQTMPESSFLYSLPYHYYTDYGIRKYGFHGTSHKYVSQRAAELLERPIEQLRLISCHLGNGASIAAISGGKSIDTSMGFTPLAGVTMGTRSGNIDPALIPFIMEKTGKTADEVLDVLNKESGMLGVSGFSSDLRDIEEEAAKGNERAELALEVFAGRIHKYIGSYAARMSGVDAIIFTAGIGENSPVIRGRVLRGLEFMGVYWDPARNQVRGQEAFINYPHSPVKVIIIPTDEEVMIACDTVKLAGL, encoded by the coding sequence ATGTCAAAAGTTATTGCCATTAACGCCGGGAGCAGCTCATTAAAGTTTCAGCTGTTTGAAATGCCGGAAAAACGGGTTATCACAAAGGGACTTGTGGAACGAATTGGCCTGCCACGAGCCTTATTTAACATTACAGTAGACGGGCACAAACAAAAAGAAATCATGGATATTCCAAACCATGCAGAAGCGGTCCGGATTCTCTTAGATAAACTGACCGACATGGGGATTATTCAATCGCTTGAAGAAATAAACGGTATCGGCCATCGTGTGGTTCATGGAGGAGAAATATTTACAGATTCAGTCATCATTACGGATCAGGTGATAGAGAAAATCGAACAGTTGTCCGATTTAGCACCGCTCCATAATCCAGCAAACGTAACCGGAATCCGGGCATTTAGGGAAGTGCTTCCTAATGTGCCGGCCGTTGCCGTTTTTGATACGGCTTTTCACCAGACGATGCCCGAGAGTTCGTTTTTATACAGTCTGCCGTATCATTATTACACAGATTACGGCATTCGAAAATATGGTTTCCATGGCACCTCTCATAAATATGTTTCACAGCGGGCGGCCGAGTTGCTTGAACGGCCCATTGAACAGCTGCGCTTAATTTCCTGTCACCTCGGAAATGGTGCGAGCATTGCAGCAATCAGCGGCGGCAAGTCGATTGATACGTCCATGGGATTTACACCGCTTGCCGGTGTTACCATGGGTACGAGATCAGGGAATATTGATCCAGCTCTTATTCCATTTATTATGGAAAAGACAGGGAAAACAGCGGATGAAGTACTAGATGTGTTAAACAAAGAATCAGGGATGCTCGGAGTTTCCGGTTTCTCCAGCGACCTTCGCGATATTGAAGAAGAAGCAGCCAAGGGAAATGAACGTGCTGAGCTTGCTCTTGAAGTGTTCGCCGGTCGAATACATAAATACATTGGCTCCTATGCAGCACGGATGTCTGGGGTTGATGCCATTATTTTTACAGCTGGCATTGGAGAGAACAGCCCTGTTATTCGCGGTCGTGTACTTCGCGGACTTGAATTTATGGGTGTCTATTGGGACCCTGCGCGCAATCAAGTGCGCGGTCAAGAGGCTTTTATTAATTATCCTCATTCCCCAGTTAAAGTTATCATTATTCCAACAGATGAAGAAGTGATGATCGCCTGCGATACGGTAAAACTAGCGGGATTATAA
- a CDS encoding EcsC family protein — MAWTEREKAVWEEIMAWEQSMADYDGNDFQYTYSKWLNAALATIPEEALSSFFGQLDSVLFHMHSLLQGSQFQNEARDRILTSARVFREDVEVLDDLKKLTIDQLRYLNSQQSSRHRLYSLIQGGITGTGGAIPLSTDFAAMAVLNLRAIQITAMTYGYDPQLPFEMMASLKVFHAAALPERLKADGWQELLIDLEEREHPYFYNETEQLIDPSWMEGQIKQFGKLLAITLFKNKKMANLPLISLAIGAGANYRLTKSMTEFAEKYYQYRWLQEKKASRAF; from the coding sequence ATGGCTTGGACAGAACGGGAGAAAGCCGTTTGGGAAGAAATCATGGCGTGGGAACAGTCAATGGCTGACTATGACGGCAATGACTTTCAATATACATATTCGAAGTGGTTAAATGCAGCACTGGCAACTATTCCTGAAGAGGCGCTTTCGTCTTTTTTCGGACAGCTAGACAGTGTGCTGTTTCATATGCACTCGTTGCTTCAAGGCTCACAATTTCAAAATGAAGCGAGGGACCGAATTTTAACATCTGCTCGCGTATTTAGAGAAGATGTAGAAGTACTGGATGATTTAAAAAAGCTCACGATTGATCAACTTCGCTACTTGAATAGCCAGCAGTCATCAAGGCATCGACTTTATTCACTCATTCAGGGCGGGATTACCGGGACAGGAGGCGCCATCCCGCTTAGCACTGACTTTGCGGCCATGGCCGTTCTTAACCTGCGAGCCATCCAAATTACTGCAATGACGTACGGATATGATCCTCAGCTGCCATTTGAAATGATGGCTTCTCTGAAAGTCTTTCATGCTGCTGCTTTGCCTGAACGACTCAAAGCCGATGGATGGCAAGAGCTGCTAATTGATCTTGAGGAAAGGGAACATCCTTATTTTTACAATGAAACGGAACAACTGATCGATCCGTCGTGGATGGAAGGCCAGATAAAGCAATTTGGCAAGCTGCTAGCTATTACGTTGTTTAAAAATAAAAAAATGGCAAATCTGCCGCTTATTAGTCTAGCGATTGGTGCCGGAGCGAATTATCGCTTGACGAAAAGCATGACCGAATTTGCTGAAAAGTATTATCAGTACCGTTGGCTGCAGGAAAAGAAAGCGTCTAGAGCCTTTTAG
- the rarD gene encoding EamA family transporter RarD — MNEQTKKGALYIFLSYLLWGLFPIYWKMLEHVTAHEILANRVLWSFVSMVLLLVFTRKLRDLKATLQTMKEKPKQAAALVIASFLVSSNWFLFIWAINAERVIETSLGYYINPLMSVLLGVFVLKESLSKAQVFSVALAAIGVAIITISYGQLPWVSLGLAVTFALYGLMKKTIQVEAAVGLTLETFSVTPIAVAFLVYWWSKGELLLFSGSFSTDVLLMLGGAVTALPLLMFAAGAPKIPLSMIGILQYITPTMTLLLGVFVYQEPFSVIQFVSFSFIWLALVVFTLSQTKWYQKRHLITRKQEKGSA; from the coding sequence ATGAATGAGCAGACAAAAAAAGGGGCTCTATACATATTTTTATCTTACTTACTATGGGGACTATTCCCAATATATTGGAAGATGTTGGAGCATGTAACCGCTCATGAGATTCTTGCTAATCGTGTACTCTGGTCGTTTGTTTCAATGGTGCTGCTGCTCGTGTTTACTAGAAAACTAAGAGACTTAAAAGCTACGCTCCAAACAATGAAAGAGAAGCCAAAGCAGGCAGCGGCTCTTGTCATTGCTTCTTTTCTTGTGAGCAGCAACTGGTTTTTGTTTATTTGGGCGATCAATGCTGAACGTGTGATAGAGACAAGTCTAGGTTATTACATTAACCCGCTCATGAGTGTGCTGCTCGGAGTTTTTGTTCTAAAAGAGTCTTTGTCTAAAGCACAGGTATTTTCTGTTGCTTTGGCAGCCATTGGTGTAGCGATTATTACGATATCCTATGGTCAACTGCCATGGGTATCCCTGGGGCTCGCTGTAACTTTCGCTTTATATGGATTAATGAAGAAAACCATTCAAGTGGAGGCAGCTGTCGGTTTAACGCTTGAGACTTTTTCGGTTACGCCAATTGCAGTTGCCTTTCTTGTTTATTGGTGGTCCAAAGGAGAGCTATTGTTATTTTCTGGCTCATTTTCTACCGATGTACTGCTAATGCTTGGTGGAGCCGTGACAGCACTTCCATTGCTGATGTTTGCAGCGGGCGCACCGAAAATTCCGTTGTCAATGATTGGCATTTTGCAATACATCACACCAACTATGACGCTGTTGCTTGGTGTGTTTGTTTATCAGGAGCCATTTTCTGTTATCCAGTTTGTTTCTTTTTCATTTATTTGGCTAGCGCTGGTTGTGTTTACACTTTCTCAGACAAAATGGTATCAAAAAAGACATTTAATAACGAGAAAACAAGAAAAAGGAAGCGCCTAA
- a CDS encoding YitT family protein, with the protein MGFAAVLIGIGINGFILPFHLLEGGVFGIGLLFNYLWGFKIGITILCLNFPIYLLAFKLERSYFFNSLYGTLLTPVAIDLLLPLKGTIDLPILMSACVGGLFIGAGTGLMLRYHISPGGVDLLALLLSKHLAVNAGFFIFFMDSLILASGLWIFKDPTMIYSLLTLMAVAFLVTILTSFRSVNIYSK; encoded by the coding sequence ATTGGATTTGCAGCTGTGCTCATTGGAATAGGGATTAACGGATTCATTCTTCCCTTTCATCTTCTCGAAGGAGGAGTGTTTGGAATTGGCTTGTTATTCAACTATTTATGGGGATTTAAAATAGGAATTACTATTTTATGTTTAAATTTCCCAATCTATCTTCTCGCTTTTAAGTTGGAAAGATCTTATTTTTTTAACAGCTTATATGGGACTCTTTTAACGCCCGTCGCAATCGATCTACTTCTCCCTCTGAAAGGAACAATTGACCTGCCTATCCTGATGAGTGCTTGTGTTGGTGGTCTATTCATTGGAGCCGGAACCGGTTTAATGCTAAGGTATCATATCTCTCCAGGAGGGGTGGATTTATTAGCTCTTTTACTGTCAAAACACCTGGCTGTCAATGCTGGTTTTTTTATCTTCTTTATGGATTCGTTGATCCTTGCTTCCGGCTTATGGATTTTTAAGGACCCCACAATGATCTATTCTTTACTTACACTAATGGCTGTTGCCTTTTTAGTAACTATTCTTACTTCGTTTCGCTCAGTAAATATTTATTCAAAATAA
- a CDS encoding class I SAM-dependent methyltransferase, with product MSDFSPIEHLFKIFDETAAILQQELECSYLDALAETAENLFQQKVLQEEMSDFTKKRVCKKYEETNLDNYSKEEVRQAYQFAILKGMQENVQPHHQMTPDSIGLFMSYLLEKFMQEKKEFTLLDPAAGTGNLLMTVLNRQPEAAIAAAGVEIDDLLLKLAWCGANLIEQSVQLYNQDALEPLLIDPVDAVICDLPVGWYPNDRRAADFELQAEEGHSYAHHLFIEQSVKHTKPGGYLFLLVPNGLFEEAGADKLHRFFQKHVHIQGLIQLPMTMFKNKQAAKSILILQKQQVESLAPKQVFLATMPSMKDRKAMQSIMIKLETWFKENK from the coding sequence ATGAGTGACTTTTCCCCGATTGAACACCTATTTAAAATCTTCGATGAAACAGCGGCTATTCTTCAGCAAGAGCTAGAATGCTCTTATTTAGATGCATTAGCAGAAACTGCGGAAAACTTATTTCAACAAAAAGTTTTGCAAGAAGAAATGAGCGATTTTACGAAGAAACGGGTATGTAAAAAATATGAGGAAACAAACCTTGACAATTATTCGAAAGAGGAAGTTCGTCAAGCTTATCAGTTCGCTATTTTAAAAGGAATGCAAGAAAATGTACAGCCGCATCATCAAATGACACCGGATTCTATCGGGTTATTTATGAGCTATTTACTGGAAAAATTTATGCAAGAAAAAAAAGAATTTACCCTTCTTGATCCCGCGGCTGGAACAGGAAATCTTTTGATGACAGTTTTAAATCGCCAACCGGAAGCAGCCATTGCCGCTGCAGGGGTAGAAATAGATGATTTATTATTAAAACTCGCCTGGTGTGGAGCCAACTTGATCGAGCAGTCTGTCCAGCTTTATAATCAAGATGCATTAGAGCCACTGTTAATTGACCCAGTGGATGCAGTTATTTGCGACTTGCCAGTCGGCTGGTACCCTAATGATAGAAGGGCAGCAGACTTTGAGCTGCAAGCGGAAGAGGGACATTCCTATGCCCATCATTTATTTATAGAGCAAAGTGTAAAGCATACAAAGCCAGGTGGTTATCTATTCTTGCTTGTTCCAAATGGTTTATTTGAGGAGGCGGGAGCTGATAAGCTGCATCGCTTTTTTCAAAAACATGTTCATATTCAAGGGCTGATTCAATTGCCAATGACTATGTTTAAGAACAAGCAGGCAGCAAAAAGTATTTTGATTTTACAAAAGCAGCAAGTGGAAAGCCTTGCACCAAAACAAGTATTTTTGGCAACCATGCCATCTATGAAGGACAGAAAGGCCATGCAGTCGATCATGATAAAATTGGAGACATGGTTCAAAGAAAATAAGTAA
- a CDS encoding RDD family protein, which produces MMREDWNNETEETKRPEEEQPTEEPAHAFDPPVEEKAPLAVSAPPVLHYAGFWMRFWAYLLDLIVVGSISRLLVYPLFRAVGIDTTGDGLFSAVNIATALVFYLYFVLMTKWWGQTVGKMVFGLKVISLTDSGLSWKTILFREWIGRYLSVTIPFLYVLVAFLSRKQGLHDYFAGTTVIHEYSLAVQSPVHSL; this is translated from the coding sequence ATGATGAGAGAAGATTGGAACAATGAAACGGAAGAGACAAAGCGTCCTGAGGAGGAGCAGCCAACAGAAGAGCCTGCGCATGCGTTCGATCCACCGGTAGAAGAAAAAGCGCCGTTGGCTGTTTCTGCTCCACCTGTTTTACATTATGCCGGCTTTTGGATGCGGTTCTGGGCGTATCTTCTCGATTTAATTGTAGTCGGAAGCATTTCCCGCCTTCTCGTCTATCCGTTATTTCGGGCCGTTGGGATCGATACGACAGGCGATGGGCTCTTTTCCGCAGTTAATATAGCGACCGCCCTTGTTTTTTATTTATATTTTGTTTTAATGACAAAATGGTGGGGGCAAACGGTGGGAAAAATGGTGTTTGGCCTAAAAGTTATTTCATTGACGGACTCCGGTCTTTCATGGAAGACGATTTTATTCCGCGAGTGGATTGGCCGCTACTTATCTGTAACCATACCTTTTTTATATGTACTTGTTGCCTTTTTATCAAGAAAACAAGGACTGCATGACTATTTTGCGGGTACAACAGTTATCCACGAGTATTCACTAGCTGTTCAGTCTCCTGTTCATTCCTTATAA
- the ytfJ gene encoding GerW family sporulation protein, giving the protein MGDHPIEGLMTTAMENLKDMIDVNTIIGDPVETPDGSVIMTVSKVGFGFAAGGSEFMLDKQGEGQGKSPFGGGSGGGVSITPIAFLIVNSSGVRMLHLDENTHLLDKIIDLAPAVIDKIQNMLNQKNQSKQSSSKKSSSDFTI; this is encoded by the coding sequence ATGGGCGACCATCCAATCGAAGGATTAATGACCACAGCTATGGAAAACTTGAAAGATATGATTGATGTCAATACAATTATTGGAGATCCGGTGGAAACACCTGACGGAAGTGTAATTATGACTGTTTCTAAAGTTGGCTTTGGCTTTGCGGCAGGCGGAAGTGAATTTATGCTTGATAAGCAGGGAGAAGGCCAGGGGAAAAGCCCGTTTGGCGGCGGTAGTGGGGGCGGTGTGTCCATTACACCTATCGCTTTTTTAATTGTTAATTCAAGCGGTGTACGCATGCTTCATCTAGACGAAAACACACATTTGTTAGACAAGATTATTGACCTTGCGCCAGCTGTCATAGATAAAATTCAAAATATGCTTAACCAAAAAAATCAGTCCAAACAATCGTCATCTAAAAAATCTTCTTCAGATTTTACAATTTAG
- the tpx gene encoding thiol peroxidase — protein sequence MANITFKGNPVTLLGNEVKVGDQAPAFTVLATDLSEVTLADSNGKVRLISVIPSIDTGVCEQQTRKFNEEASKISNAEVITISADLPFAQKRWCAGEGLENVKIYSDHRNMSFGDAYGVHMKELRLLARSVFVLDSEGKVTYVEYVSEGTNHPDYEKAIEAAKSAK from the coding sequence ATGGCAAATATAACATTCAAAGGAAACCCGGTCACACTGCTTGGAAACGAAGTAAAGGTGGGCGACCAGGCACCTGCTTTTACAGTGCTTGCAACAGACTTATCAGAGGTTACGTTAGCCGATTCTAATGGCAAAGTGCGTTTAATTAGTGTGATTCCTTCCATTGATACAGGCGTGTGTGAGCAGCAAACACGCAAGTTTAATGAAGAAGCTTCTAAAATTAGCAATGCAGAAGTCATTACTATTTCTGCCGATCTTCCGTTTGCACAAAAGCGTTGGTGTGCGGGAGAGGGACTGGAAAATGTAAAAATTTATTCTGATCATCGCAATATGTCGTTCGGGGATGCTTATGGTGTTCATATGAAAGAACTCCGCCTATTGGCACGTTCTGTATTCGTCTTAGATAGCGAAGGGAAAGTTACATATGTAGAATATGTAAGTGAGGGAACGAACCATCCGGACTATGAAAAAGCGATTGAGGCAGCAAAATCCGCCAAGTAA
- a CDS encoding b(o/a)3-type cytochrome-c oxidase subunit 1 yields MGDTAMKVNRKDAKLALAHMIVAFTALFLGCICGLLQVFVRSGKMELPAGIGYYQLLTAHGVLLALVLTTFFIIGFQFAGMSRTAGALSNKVRLAGWIGFWTMTIGTSITTFYILTGEASVLYTFYAPLQAHVGFYIGLALVVVGSWISGFAMFIHYAKWKKQHPGQAGPLLSFMIVINMALWLICSLGVAATVLLQFIPWSLGWTDGINVLVSRTLFWYFGHPLVYFWLLPAYMIWYVVIPKVIGGKIFSDSLARMSFILFLFFSIPVGFHHQLTEPGISPMWKYIQVVLTLMVVIPSLMTAFSMFATFERFGRSQGATNLLGWLKFLPWKDARFLVPFIGMVAFIPGGAGGIINASHQLNQVIHNTIWVTGHFHLTIATTVLLTFFGAAYWLIPHLTGRTFTAQLNQLAIVQAVVWSLGMLIMSGAMHWAGLYGAPRRSSFSTYGESTQAAEWIPYQIAQAVGGTMLFLGIIFVLYIVIQLLCFAPKGEEEFPIGEMEEGAEKTPLFFDKWWLWIVIVIVLILLAYTIPFMHMLHHAPPGSPGYKLW; encoded by the coding sequence ATGGGCGATACAGCAATGAAAGTAAACCGAAAAGACGCAAAACTTGCATTAGCACATATGATTGTTGCATTTACCGCTTTATTTCTTGGTTGCATCTGTGGTCTTCTGCAAGTGTTTGTCCGCTCCGGGAAGATGGAGCTGCCAGCGGGCATCGGCTATTATCAGCTTCTTACAGCTCACGGCGTGTTACTTGCTCTCGTTTTAACAACATTCTTTATTATTGGTTTTCAGTTTGCTGGCATGAGTCGGACTGCCGGTGCTCTTTCTAATAAGGTTCGGCTAGCTGGCTGGATTGGCTTTTGGACAATGACAATTGGTACATCTATTACTACTTTTTATATTCTAACTGGAGAGGCCTCCGTTCTTTATACATTTTATGCCCCTCTTCAAGCACACGTTGGCTTTTACATTGGCCTTGCTTTAGTGGTTGTAGGAAGTTGGATTTCCGGATTCGCTATGTTCATTCATTATGCCAAATGGAAAAAGCAACACCCAGGCCAGGCTGGCCCACTGTTAAGCTTTATGATTGTAATTAATATGGCTTTGTGGCTGATTTGTTCATTAGGAGTGGCGGCTACCGTTTTACTTCAATTTATTCCATGGTCTCTCGGCTGGACAGATGGCATTAACGTATTAGTTAGCCGTACGCTATTCTGGTATTTTGGACATCCGCTCGTATATTTCTGGCTGCTTCCTGCCTATATGATCTGGTACGTTGTCATTCCAAAGGTCATTGGCGGAAAAATTTTCTCAGATTCTTTAGCAAGAATGTCATTCATTTTGTTCTTATTCTTTTCTATTCCAGTCGGGTTTCACCATCAATTAACAGAACCCGGTATTTCTCCTATGTGGAAGTACATTCAGGTTGTGCTGACATTAATGGTCGTTATCCCGTCTCTTATGACAGCATTTAGCATGTTTGCTACATTTGAACGATTCGGGCGTTCGCAAGGGGCCACTAACTTATTGGGCTGGCTCAAATTTCTTCCGTGGAAAGATGCTCGCTTTCTCGTTCCTTTTATTGGAATGGTGGCTTTTATTCCAGGAGGCGCCGGGGGAATCATCAATGCATCTCATCAGTTAAACCAGGTCATTCATAATACCATTTGGGTCACTGGGCATTTTCATTTAACTATTGCTACTACTGTTCTACTGACTTTTTTTGGTGCAGCCTACTGGCTAATTCCCCATTTGACGGGCAGAACTTTTACTGCACAATTGAACCAATTAGCCATTGTTCAAGCTGTTGTATGGTCTTTAGGCATGTTGATTATGTCAGGAGCGATGCATTGGGCAGGTCTTTATGGAGCACCAAGACGTTCATCCTTTTCCACCTATGGAGAATCAACTCAAGCGGCTGAATGGATTCCTTATCAAATTGCCCAAGCAGTCGGCGGAACTATGCTTTTTCTTGGCATTATTTTCGTATTATATATTGTTATTCAGCTTTTATGTTTTGCACCCAAAGGAGAGGAAGAATTTCCAATCGGTGAAATGGAAGAAGGAGCAGAGAAAACACCGTTGTTTTTCGATAAATGGTGGCTATGGATTGTGATTGTGATCGTTTTGATTTTGCTTGCTTATACTATTCCATTTATGCATATGCTTCACCATGCACCGCCAGGTTCCCCAGGATATAAACTTTGGTAA
- the sppA gene encoding signal peptide peptidase SppA, translating into MNKKRMVALALAAGLFIVSIIVNVASMAMKTDFSKAFESAMGASDEDFTEQVEQEGNAAKKIAVLPVEGVIQDTGAAESLFSSPGYNHRQFMKKLDKVQEDDTVKAVILQVNSPGGGVVESAQIREKILEIKEKTKKPFYVSMGSMAASGGYYISAPADKIYASPETLTGSLGVIMQSVNYSKLAQKYGVDFVTIKSGPHKDIMSPTREMTEEERKILQSMINNSYEGFVHVIASGRGMSKEQVKKIADGRIYDGRQAKKLNLIDDFGYLEDTIDALKQDKNLKGAQVVTYESNLGLPSFLTAKAQQLIGGNDEVQALMKIFSHPNSPRLMYLYAE; encoded by the coding sequence TTGAACAAAAAGAGAATGGTTGCCCTCGCACTGGCTGCTGGATTATTTATTGTTTCCATTATTGTTAATGTAGCATCCATGGCAATGAAAACAGACTTTTCTAAAGCGTTCGAAAGCGCGATGGGAGCCAGTGATGAGGATTTCACCGAGCAGGTGGAGCAAGAAGGGAATGCTGCGAAAAAGATTGCCGTTTTGCCAGTGGAGGGAGTTATCCAAGATACGGGCGCGGCCGAATCACTTTTTTCGTCCCCCGGCTATAATCATCGACAGTTTATGAAAAAACTCGATAAGGTTCAGGAGGATGACACGGTAAAAGCTGTTATTCTACAAGTAAATTCACCGGGTGGCGGAGTAGTAGAAAGCGCTCAAATTCGCGAGAAGATTTTAGAGATTAAAGAGAAAACGAAAAAACCATTTTATGTATCCATGGGTTCGATGGCGGCTTCAGGCGGCTACTATATTTCAGCTCCCGCTGATAAAATTTATGCGAGCCCTGAAACGTTGACTGGCTCACTTGGAGTCATTATGCAAAGCGTCAATTATTCAAAGCTTGCGCAAAAGTATGGAGTTGATTTTGTTACCATAAAAAGCGGTCCTCACAAAGACATTATGAGCCCGACGCGTGAAATGACAGAAGAAGAAAGAAAAATTCTACAATCAATGATTAATAACTCCTATGAAGGTTTCGTTCATGTTATCGCTAGTGGGCGCGGGATGTCGAAAGAGCAAGTCAAAAAAATTGCTGATGGCCGCATCTATGATGGCCGCCAGGCAAAAAAGCTTAACTTGATTGATGATTTTGGTTATCTTGAAGATACCATTGATGCATTGAAACAGGATAAAAACTTAAAAGGTGCCCAAGTGGTGACGTATGAGTCCAATCTTGGCCTGCCGTCTTTCTTAACAGCGAAAGCGCAGCAGCTGATCGGTGGAAATGATGAAGTCCAAGCGTTAATGAAAATCTTTTCACATCCAAATTCTCCGCGGCTGATGTATTTATATGCGGAATAA
- a CDS encoding DUF2953 domain-containing protein, which yields MGYVWWGLAVFLILCLSIYFLKIRLLFYFFRVPESKEAYVRFSFLHGLLSYTLYIPLTDSSISETQRKRADEEVTPEEAEKFFIQVKEKLEHIENLHYIIRSFLNKIEIHTFLWRTAIGMKDAAWTGMAAGSLWAIKGSVLSAAHRMMNMTAIPEIEVTPVFGQSIWKVECSCMISFRAGHAITAVIQLFFHRRSRKKRSNTGLFF from the coding sequence ATGGGTTACGTATGGTGGGGACTGGCTGTTTTTTTAATTCTTTGTTTATCTATATATTTCCTAAAAATCAGGCTCCTTTTTTACTTTTTTCGCGTACCCGAAAGCAAAGAGGCCTATGTCCGTTTTTCCTTCCTTCACGGACTGCTATCTTATACTCTCTATATTCCACTTACAGACAGTTCGATTTCTGAGACTCAAAGAAAAAGAGCAGATGAAGAAGTGACACCTGAGGAGGCGGAAAAATTTTTCATCCAAGTGAAGGAGAAGTTGGAGCACATTGAAAATCTTCATTATATTATTCGTTCATTTTTAAATAAAATAGAAATCCACACTTTTTTGTGGCGGACAGCTATCGGTATGAAGGACGCCGCCTGGACAGGGATGGCAGCAGGTTCGCTCTGGGCTATAAAAGGAAGTGTCCTTTCAGCCGCACATCGCATGATGAATATGACTGCCATTCCTGAAATCGAGGTCACACCCGTTTTTGGCCAATCTATTTGGAAAGTGGAATGTTCGTGTATGATTTCCTTTCGTGCAGGGCATGCTATAACTGCAGTTATTCAACTATTTTTTCACCGGCGAAGCCGAAAAAAACGTTCGAATACCGGGCTGTTTTTTTAA
- a CDS encoding NAD kinase has product MDQRRNVYFYETRRKNVAEKVAEIKKLAVKHGFTIVEKSADANIIVSIGGDGTFLQAVQKTGFREDCLYAGISIFNELNMYCDFHADNIASLIEVMSKAEMEVRRYPVLQISVDEEAVFYCLNEFSIKSSIIKTMEMNVYIDDLHFEMFRGDGMIIATPTGSTAYNKSVSGAVVDPLLPCMQVSELASLNNKRYRTLGSSFILSGDRTLTLKMLKGSNNYPIMGIDNEALSIQHIEEVNISLSNRRVKTLKLKDNSFWHKVKRAFL; this is encoded by the coding sequence ATGGATCAGCGCCGGAATGTCTATTTTTACGAAACCCGCCGAAAAAATGTGGCAGAAAAAGTAGCAGAAATAAAAAAGCTTGCCGTAAAACACGGCTTTACTATCGTTGAAAAATCAGCAGATGCAAATATCATTGTCAGCATCGGCGGCGATGGCACATTTTTGCAGGCTGTTCAAAAAACCGGATTCCGCGAGGATTGCCTATATGCCGGTATTTCTATTTTTAATGAGTTAAATATGTATTGTGATTTTCATGCAGACAATATCGCAAGCCTCATTGAAGTGATGTCTAAAGCAGAAATGGAAGTGCGCCGTTATCCCGTTTTACAAATTTCTGTCGATGAAGAAGCTGTCTTTTACTGCTTAAACGAATTCAGCATTAAATCCAGCATTATTAAGACAATGGAGATGAATGTGTATATCGATGACCTCCATTTCGAAATGTTCCGCGGTGACGGGATGATCATTGCTACACCGACAGGCAGTACAGCCTACAATAAGTCCGTAAGCGGAGCGGTAGTCGATCCGCTGCTTCCTTGCATGCAGGTGAGCGAGCTAGCCTCGCTAAACAATAAGCGCTACCGCACACTCGGCTCCTCTTTTATATTGAGCGGCGATCGTACACTAACGCTGAAAATGCTGAAAGGGAGCAACAACTATCCAATTATGGGGATCGATAATGAAGCACTGAGTATCCAGCATATTGAAGAAGTAAACATCTCATTAAGCAATAGACGCGTAAAAACATTGAAACTAAAAGATAACTCATTCTGGCACAAAGTAAAACGGGCCTTTTTATAA